A DNA window from Mucilaginibacter xinganensis contains the following coding sequences:
- a CDS encoding catalase, translating to METNKKKLTTASGIPYAENENSMTVGPRGPILLQDFILHEKMAHFNRERIPERVVHAKGSGAYGTFTVTHDISKYTRARLFNTIGKETKIFMRFSTVGGEKGSADTERDPRGFAMKFYTEEGNWDLVGNNTPVFFIKDPKKFGDFIHTQKRDPYTNCKSPTMMWDFWSLNPESLHQVTILMSDRGTPYGYRHMDGFGSHTFSMINANNERHWVKFHFKTEQGIKNFTNDDAVEMKGKNPDFAQHDLLTHIDNGDFPKWKMKIQVMTEEQAKTYRWNPFDLTKVWPHADFPLIDVGVMELNKNPDNYFAHVEQSAFAPAHVVDGVGYSPDKMLQGRLLSYPDAHRHRLGGNYEQIPVNRCPFAVNNYERDGKMRVDGNQGSAPNYFPNSFDDIVADESYKEPAWDLGTGVADWYDRNAEGENDHYTQPGDLYRLMDDHAKHDLVANIVGSMSGIEGPKKDIIVNRQLCHWFRADIGLGMAIAKGLQLDMDAAMSSMAAHA from the coding sequence ATGGAAACAAACAAAAAGAAGCTCACCACAGCGTCGGGTATTCCCTATGCTGAGAACGAAAACTCCATGACCGTTGGTCCAAGGGGCCCGATCCTGCTGCAGGATTTTATCCTGCACGAAAAGATGGCCCATTTTAACCGCGAGCGGATTCCTGAACGGGTGGTACATGCCAAAGGATCAGGCGCGTATGGCACATTTACCGTAACACACGATATTTCAAAATATACCCGCGCCAGGCTGTTTAACACCATCGGCAAGGAAACAAAAATCTTTATGCGCTTTTCAACCGTGGGCGGCGAGAAAGGTTCTGCAGATACCGAGCGCGATCCACGGGGTTTTGCAATGAAATTTTATACCGAAGAAGGAAACTGGGACCTGGTAGGCAACAATACGCCGGTATTTTTTATAAAAGACCCCAAAAAGTTCGGTGATTTTATTCATACACAAAAACGCGACCCATACACCAATTGTAAAAGCCCAACCATGATGTGGGATTTTTGGTCGTTAAACCCGGAAAGCCTGCACCAGGTAACCATCCTGATGAGTGATCGCGGAACGCCTTATGGCTACCGGCACATGGATGGGTTTGGAAGCCATACTTTTTCAATGATCAATGCTAACAATGAAAGGCACTGGGTGAAATTTCATTTTAAGACAGAGCAGGGTATAAAAAACTTCACCAATGATGACGCCGTGGAAATGAAAGGGAAGAATCCTGATTTTGCACAACACGATCTGCTTACCCATATCGATAACGGCGATTTCCCGAAATGGAAAATGAAGATCCAGGTGATGACCGAAGAACAGGCCAAAACCTACAGGTGGAACCCGTTTGACCTTACCAAGGTATGGCCCCATGCCGATTTCCCTTTAATAGATGTGGGCGTAATGGAACTGAATAAAAACCCGGATAACTATTTTGCGCATGTTGAGCAGTCTGCTTTTGCACCGGCCCATGTGGTTGATGGGGTAGGATATTCGCCTGATAAAATGCTGCAGGGCCGTTTACTATCGTATCCTGATGCGCACCGCCACCGTTTGGGGGGTAACTATGAGCAGATCCCGGTTAACAGGTGTCCGTTTGCTGTAAACAACTACGAACGCGACGGAAAGATGCGGGTAGATGGCAACCAGGGTTCGGCACCAAATTATTTTCCAAACAGCTTTGATGATATAGTAGCGGATGAAAGCTATAAAGAACCGGCATGGGATTTAGGTACCGGTGTAGCCGATTGGTATGACCGCAACGCCGAAGGGGAGAATGATCACTACACCCAGCCGGGCGACCTATACAGGCTGATGGATGACCACGCTAAGCACGACCTGGTAGCGAATATAGTTGGCTCCATGAGCGGCATTGAAGGCCCTAAAAAAGATATAATTGTAAACAGGCAGCTTTGCCACTGGTTTAGGGCAGATATTGGCCTGGGAATGGCCATTGCAAAGGGCCTGCAGTTAGACATGGACGCAGCAATGAGTTCAATGGCTGCACACGCATAA
- a CDS encoding hydrogen peroxide-inducible genes activator, with amino-acid sequence MTITQLEYIVAVDTYRSFVAAAEKCFVTQPTLSMQVQKLEDTLGVKLFDRSKQPVTPTEIGVEIITQARILLAESEKIKEIITDRQKELSGELKVGIIPTIAPYILPKILHGFIEKYPQVKLVVWEQTTEQIIEQLKLGMIDCGILSTPLHESTLTELPVFYENFVAYVSKNSKLSKKKSIVPDDIDMEEIWILNEGHCMREQVLNICQRRKATQGFKHFEYNTGSVETLKRMVDQNNGATILPELALSDLTDKQLDKVRYFKSPEPAREVSIVIQRNFLKRRMIEALKNEILEFLPKRMKTKKKKEVMEI; translated from the coding sequence ATGACCATTACCCAGCTTGAATATATTGTTGCAGTTGATACCTACCGGAGCTTTGTGGCTGCAGCCGAAAAATGTTTTGTTACCCAGCCCACCCTGAGCATGCAGGTGCAAAAACTGGAAGATACCCTGGGCGTTAAACTGTTTGACCGCAGCAAACAGCCGGTAACACCAACGGAAATTGGCGTAGAGATTATAACCCAGGCGCGTATCCTGCTGGCCGAAAGCGAAAAGATAAAGGAAATTATTACCGACCGGCAAAAAGAGTTGTCGGGCGAGTTGAAGGTGGGCATCATTCCTACCATAGCGCCCTACATATTGCCCAAAATATTACATGGTTTTATTGAAAAATATCCGCAGGTAAAACTGGTAGTATGGGAACAAACCACCGAGCAGATTATTGAGCAGCTTAAACTAGGGATGATAGATTGCGGCATATTATCAACCCCGCTGCATGAAAGCACCCTTACCGAACTGCCCGTTTTTTATGAAAACTTTGTTGCCTATGTATCAAAAAACAGCAAGCTTTCAAAAAAGAAGAGCATTGTGCCCGATGATATTGATATGGAAGAGATCTGGATATTGAACGAGGGCCATTGCATGCGCGAGCAGGTGTTAAACATTTGCCAGCGCCGTAAAGCAACGCAGGGTTTTAAACATTTTGAATACAATACCGGCAGCGTTGAAACACTGAAACGTATGGTTGACCAAAACAACGGCGCCACGATATTGCCCGAGCTGGCCCTGTCTGACCTTACGGATAAGCAGCTGGATAAGGTTAGGTATTTTAAATCGCCTGAACCTGCGCGCGAGGTAAGCATCGTTATCCAGCGTAACTTTTTAAAACGCCGGATGATTGAAGCGTTAAAGAATGAGATCCTGGAGTTTTTGCCTAAACGCATGAAAACCAAAAAGAAAAAGGAAGTGATGGAGATTTGA
- a CDS encoding Lrp/AsnC ligand binding domain-containing protein, with protein sequence MSHRKAQNLEIDNLDIQILSILMKNATTPYTEIAKELIVSGGTIHVRMKKLEEMGVIKGASLEVDPQKLGYDITAFLGIFLEKGSQYNEAVKQLKTVKEIVELHYTTGAWSIFAKIVCHDTTHLREVLNEQIQGVKGIQRTETFISLEESIRRQITLE encoded by the coding sequence ATGTCCCACAGAAAAGCCCAAAATTTAGAAATTGATAATCTCGATATCCAGATTTTATCAATATTGATGAAAAATGCGACCACTCCCTACACGGAGATCGCTAAAGAATTGATCGTTTCCGGCGGAACTATACACGTGAGGATGAAAAAATTGGAGGAGATGGGTGTTATAAAGGGTGCCAGTTTAGAAGTAGATCCGCAAAAATTAGGTTATGATATAACTGCATTTTTGGGCATTTTCCTCGAAAAAGGTTCGCAATACAATGAGGCGGTCAAGCAATTAAAAACGGTTAAAGAGATTGTTGAACTGCATTACACCACCGGTGCATGGAGCATTTTTGCCAAAATTGTATGCCATGATACCACGCATCTGCGCGAAGTACTAAACGAACAGATCCAGGGTGTAAAAGGCATCCAGCGCACAGAAACGTTTATATCGCTTGAAGAAAGTATCAGGAGGCAGATAACTTTGGAATAA
- a CDS encoding MBL fold metallo-hydrolase, with protein sequence MANVQSFVNNPYQENTYIVYDETGECAIIDPGMDTASEQNVVVDFIRKNNLKPVLLLNTHCHIDHVLGNKFIFDQYGLKPQFHEGELPVLDAIPAYAPAMGIRYELSPLPDNYLPETGTVTFGNTRLHLIFAPGHSPAHLCFYDKESNILMGGDVLFRGSIGRSDLPGGNFTQLIDNIEQKLLILPDDCVVYPGHGPDTTIGYEKMTNPFLN encoded by the coding sequence ATGGCAAACGTTCAATCTTTTGTAAATAACCCGTACCAGGAAAATACCTATATCGTGTATGATGAAACCGGCGAATGCGCTATCATTGATCCGGGCATGGATACCGCTTCCGAACAAAATGTGGTGGTGGATTTTATCCGCAAAAATAACTTAAAACCTGTTTTGCTGCTCAACACGCATTGTCATATCGACCATGTGCTTGGCAATAAGTTTATTTTCGACCAATACGGCCTGAAGCCGCAATTCCATGAAGGTGAGTTGCCTGTGCTGGATGCCATCCCGGCTTATGCCCCTGCAATGGGCATCAGGTATGAGCTGTCGCCCCTGCCGGATAATTACCTCCCGGAAACAGGTACCGTTACCTTTGGGAACACCAGACTGCATTTAATATTTGCACCGGGCCATTCGCCTGCGCACTTATGTTTTTACGATAAGGAATCTAATATTTTAATGGGTGGCGATGTATTGTTCAGGGGCAGTATTGGCCGCAGTGATTTACCCGGCGGGAACTTTACCCAGCTGATAGATAACATCGAACAAAAATTACTGATCCTTCCCGATGACTGTGTAGTTTACCCCGGGCATGGGCCTGATACCACTATTGGTTACGAGAAAATGACCAATCCGTTTTTGAACTAA
- a CDS encoding FtsX-like permease family protein, with amino-acid sequence MNTSIYIAKRYLFSRKKMHAINIISGISMIGVLIGSAALIIILSVFNGFEEVILSLYSNFTAEIKIEPRLGKTFNPNTVYFQSLQKNEKVFSFIEVLQEKVLVKYDGRPFIGSIKGVSAQFMKKGGLDSIIQIGSFTLKRDGTNFAVIGSAVQSSLGISVRDQFTPIEIYSPNRTAGSGASALNAFTVRPINTSGVFALGPEFDDLVITPIDFARDLLNQPVNVSSLELNFKKGTNIDAEQNAIKDKIGHDFTVKNRAQQNTELYKTLNYERWFIFMILVFVLIIAIFNIIGSLTMLVMDKRKDIAILTSLGANKQLIQGIFFFEGMMISIIGCIAGIFLGLVFCILQQRFGLVKMGTDKSIIDAYPIALLLRDFILVFLTVSVISVIASGISARLSIKGLNDIKQDL; translated from the coding sequence TTGAACACATCCATCTATATAGCCAAACGGTATTTATTTTCGCGTAAGAAGATGCATGCCATCAATATTATTTCGGGCATTTCTATGATCGGGGTATTGATAGGTAGTGCGGCGCTAATTATTATTTTATCGGTTTTTAATGGCTTTGAGGAAGTTATTCTGTCGCTTTACAGCAATTTTACCGCCGAAATAAAGATAGAACCACGGCTCGGAAAAACGTTTAATCCCAACACGGTTTACTTTCAATCCCTGCAAAAAAACGAGAAGGTATTTTCATTTATAGAGGTGCTGCAGGAAAAAGTGCTGGTAAAGTACGATGGGCGGCCCTTTATCGGTTCAATAAAAGGGGTAAGCGCCCAGTTTATGAAAAAGGGCGGCTTGGACAGTATTATCCAGATAGGCTCATTTACCTTAAAACGCGATGGAACCAATTTCGCTGTTATCGGCTCGGCGGTGCAAAGCAGCCTGGGCATCAGCGTACGTGACCAGTTTACCCCTATCGAGATCTACTCGCCCAACCGCACAGCAGGCAGCGGGGCAAGCGCACTAAATGCTTTTACAGTTCGCCCTATCAACACCTCGGGCGTTTTTGCCCTCGGGCCCGAGTTTGACGACCTGGTAATTACCCCTATTGATTTTGCCCGCGATCTGCTCAATCAGCCGGTAAACGTTTCATCGCTGGAGTTAAATTTTAAAAAAGGGACCAACATTGATGCCGAACAAAACGCTATAAAAGATAAGATAGGGCATGATTTTACGGTAAAAAACCGCGCACAGCAAAACACCGAACTGTATAAAACATTAAACTATGAGCGCTGGTTCATTTTTATGATCCTGGTGTTTGTGCTGATTATTGCAATATTTAATATTATAGGCTCGTTAACCATGCTGGTTATGGATAAGCGAAAAGATATAGCTATATTAACCAGCCTTGGCGCCAATAAGCAGCTGATACAGGGCATCTTCTTTTTTGAAGGGATGATGATATCAATAATAGGGTGTATTGCAGGTATATTTTTAGGGCTGGTATTTTGTATATTGCAGCAGCGTTTTGGTTTGGTGAAAATGGGCACAGATAAATCGATAATTGATGCTTACCCAATTGCACTGCTGTTGAGAGACTTTATATTGGTATTTTTAACGGTTAGTGTTATTTCGGTAATTGCATCAGGCATAAGCGCCCGTTTAAGCATTAAAGGACTAAACGATATTAAACAGGATTTGTAA